From one Bacteroides fragilis NCTC 9343 genomic stretch:
- a CDS encoding DUF5119 domain-containing protein, with translation MKDITRLLCMVLLSFLVVTGCSRRDILDDYPVSGVEVRLDWSGVTEKLPEGVRIIFYPKDEKGRKIDTYLSVTGGEVKVPSGHYAVVIYNYDTETVLIRGEESYETIQAYTNFCKLGIAGTEKMVWGPDPLYVVNIDDLDIQNSEETLILKLKPKLVIRTYSFSIKVQGLSNVSNVIGSIGGMADHYFLGKAYAMCDDYPINIDLNVKAGKIEGVFTTFGLPEAIITRLEIKLPVMMNLMIIKVDNSVQEVKINITEAVQEPTGGGEGGEGEETKPPALVEVEIEDEIKVDDVETPPSGGGGIGGDVGDWDDETNVELPVG, from the coding sequence ATGAAAGATATAACAAGGTTGCTTTGCATGGTTCTCCTCTCGTTTCTGGTGGTGACGGGATGCAGCCGGCGGGATATTCTGGACGATTATCCGGTGAGTGGTGTGGAAGTGCGGCTGGATTGGAGCGGAGTGACGGAGAAGTTGCCGGAAGGAGTTCGGATTATTTTCTATCCGAAAGACGAAAAAGGTAGAAAGATAGATACGTATTTGTCGGTAACAGGTGGGGAAGTAAAAGTTCCTTCGGGACACTACGCTGTTGTTATTTACAATTACGATACTGAAACGGTCTTAATTCGTGGAGAGGAATCTTATGAAACCATTCAGGCTTATACCAATTTTTGTAAGTTGGGTATTGCAGGTACAGAAAAGATGGTTTGGGGACCGGATCCGCTTTATGTGGTAAATATAGATGATTTGGATATACAGAATAGTGAAGAGACATTGATTCTGAAGCTGAAACCAAAATTGGTGATAAGAACTTACTCCTTTAGTATCAAAGTGCAGGGATTAAGTAATGTTTCAAACGTGATAGGGAGTATTGGTGGGATGGCAGATCATTATTTTTTAGGAAAAGCTTATGCTATGTGCGATGACTATCCGATTAATATTGACCTGAATGTGAAAGCCGGGAAGATAGAAGGGGTATTTACCACTTTTGGATTACCGGAAGCTATTATTACCCGTTTAGAAATAAAACTTCCGGTGATGATGAACCTGATGATTATTAAGGTGGACAATTCGGTACAGGAGGTTAAGATTAATATAACGGAAGCTGTACAAGAACCTACCGGCGGTGGTGAAGGAGGAGAAGGAGAGGAAACAAAACCGCCGGCATTGGTTGAAGTTGAAATAGAAGATGAAATAAAAGTAGATGATGTGGAAACTCCTCCAAGTGGAGGTGGTGGCATTGGTGGTGATGTAGGAGATTGGGACGACGAAACGAATGTAGAGTTGCCTGTTGGATAA
- a CDS encoding DUF3575 domain-containing protein, with translation MYRFELLYLYCTNRQIMENRICILTLFVFLFLLSGESRAMVAMPDAWTRMMIGVNQKDWSLLRERVQADLHVPDREDVLMLIDYHRDDRMKCENLLRRLNGGEAYRYIMNKILPLLYVYREHSPVPIPDDKAAGVFLSTVNVLPRVKFVHPQPVVPEEGKIETPVIIEQRTVLALKNNLLYDLALAPNIEVEIPLNRRWSVNAEYKCPWWLNSSREFCYQLLSGGVEGRCWLGNRKRRNRLAGHFIGAYAEGGIYDFQFKGDGYQGRYYAASGLTYGYAKQIARHLSFEFSLGIGYLTTEYKKYTPYEGDLVWKSSARYNFIGPTKAKVSLVWLITARR, from the coding sequence ATGTATCGATTTGAACTTCTATATTTGTATTGCACAAACAGACAAATTATGGAAAACCGTATCTGCATACTGACCCTTTTTGTTTTTCTCTTTCTGCTTTCGGGAGAAAGCCGGGCCATGGTAGCAATGCCGGATGCCTGGACCAGAATGATGATTGGTGTAAACCAGAAGGATTGGTCGCTGTTACGTGAAAGAGTGCAGGCTGACCTCCACGTTCCGGATCGTGAGGATGTGCTGATGTTGATCGATTATCACCGCGATGACCGGATGAAATGTGAGAATTTATTACGCAGGTTGAACGGTGGAGAAGCATACCGCTATATTATGAATAAAATCTTACCGCTTTTATATGTATACAGAGAACATTCACCTGTACCCATACCGGATGATAAAGCTGCCGGTGTGTTTTTGAGTACGGTGAATGTATTGCCCCGAGTGAAATTCGTACATCCTCAGCCGGTGGTCCCGGAAGAGGGAAAAATAGAAACACCAGTAATAATAGAACAGAGAACAGTGCTTGCACTGAAAAACAACCTGCTATACGACCTGGCATTGGCACCGAATATAGAGGTGGAAATACCATTGAACAGACGCTGGTCGGTCAATGCCGAGTATAAATGTCCGTGGTGGCTCAATAGTAGCCGGGAGTTTTGCTATCAATTGCTTTCGGGAGGCGTTGAAGGTCGTTGCTGGTTGGGCAACCGGAAGCGGAGGAATCGCTTGGCGGGACATTTCATTGGAGCTTATGCCGAAGGGGGAATTTATGATTTCCAGTTTAAAGGAGACGGCTATCAAGGAAGATATTATGCAGCTTCAGGGCTGACTTATGGATATGCAAAGCAGATTGCACGGCATCTCTCGTTTGAATTCAGCCTGGGCATAGGTTATCTGACTACGGAGTACAAGAAGTACACTCCTTATGAGGGAGACTTGGTTTGGAAAAGTAGTGCACGCTATAACTTCATAGGCCCCACCAAGGCAAAAGTATCTTTGGTGTGGCTTATAACAGCAAGGAGATGA